The following nucleotide sequence is from Corylus avellana chromosome ca7, CavTom2PMs-1.0.
TCTCCTCCACAAAGAGTTGGAGATAATTCGGCTCTGCCGGGTTGCTGACTCGGCAAAAACTAGGTAGATCTCGGCACCGGAGAAAAGTTTCCATGCCCGGTACACTGCTTATAACGCGATCCATATCTTCATTTCCtagagtgatatatatatatagactcaCTTAGATTTCACTCCATGTTTCAATGTTTGGTTGCTTAACAACtatacgaaaagaaatgttacacattctaaatttttgttctaaaaattggttctcaaataatgtgtcacaatTCTATTAATTggtaacacatttttcaaattctCATAAAATAGTGATATATCATTTATAAACCtacttttagaaagaaaaattggGTTGTACACACTTCTCCTGGCCTAACCGAATCGAATGTTCAACATACCCACAAAATTAAGCTCCCAATAATTGTCTTAAATTGGCtaatattttcaatatgatAAGATTCTTGCTATGTTCAAAAAAttgttatcatatatatatttttttttgtaacataaAAGCAGACAAGTTGCAcaaatttagggaataaaaaaGTCAATTAGTGTTGTGTTGGGactaccataaaaaaaaatgccaaaaacacCCCAAGCACCACCGTAGAATATTTCTGGCCGTCCATGACATGTGCATGTGAATACTGAAAATGATGGAAAAACAACGGAAGATGATGAATTTCTCGATGATGAATTTCCATTTAGGGCACTGTATCTTTTTCGCTTTTTTCAATTGGTAGTAGGTATCAAATTTAGGTTTGGTAGAAAGCAAAAAAGTACTGAGCAATGGAGGATGCCAGAAATTCGAAAGTACCTTGAATGGGAAGCTCACCCGCCTCAATTACAAATGGAATAGAAAAGTAAGCCCAGAAGCAGCAAGCACTGATGGTACGGAAATGAATGACGGGAATGCCAAGTTCGTCGCCGACGTCAATGGTAAAGCTCAAGATCCCATCCGCTATGATGCAACTCACGGAGCTCCTACTACTGACTGAATTAAACTGACCCGAGAAGAGCATCTCTCTAAAGAGTGGCTTAGTGACCGATTTTAAGCTGTCGACCAAATCCATGACGCGGGAACCGGATCGTGGGTGCTCCGGTGGAAGGCCGTCAGGGATGGTCTTGAATTGGAATCCAGGAAAGCATGCGAAACGAGCTAGGATATTGGTGTAACGGACAAGGCGATCGTGATTGTACTCACTGTTGACGAAGGTCACATGGACGCCGGCAAAGGCAAGAAGCTCGGCTAGCTTGAGCATGGAGTTGACATGTCCTTGTGCCGGAGCTGGAAATATCAGAACATGAGGAGAAGCTTTTGGCCCTTCAGCTTCCATGTTGACTGATCTAAGaggtctgatttttttttttttttttcttttgtattggtctgatttttatttatttattttatatttattggtctgattttttaatgaatgatgCATAATGCTCCTTAAAAAGTACTGTCAGTGTATGGTTTTGATTGGTCAAGTCAAGTCAGCATCGGCCCATCCACTAGGTTTTGTTTTGTCCTTTGGCCGACTATGCACATTTAGAGAATCTGTTCAGCCTTTGGGCAATATGGGTCCGACTTATAAACTGGTATTTTAAAATATCAGACgtagtttaattaaaaataaagattgaatcttaaagttaaattattttaaaaaaaaatttaacaagaaaaaaaaataaaaataaaattttaaaaatttaatcttgaccgttaaTTTAACTATAGCATGTAAGCCGAATCCTAacacaataacaataacaaagagAGTTTGTGTTATCTCGCtggtgttttttaattttattgtgcTGAAAGGCAcgtttctttgtttcttttctctttttttatttttttggcaggTGAGGGTGAAATTTGAATATACTGagattttaaactttgaggttgttgttttttttttttaaaaaaaaaaaaaaaactcttttgtATTCCATCAGTCGAATCACTACTCAATTAATTTTGGTGTCTtttatgattgatttattttatgctATTTTTGCTTCTTTGGATATCTTGAATTTAATTCATGTACAACAAATACTTTACTAtgttggaaaaaaagaaaaaagaaaaagaaagttgaattcaattgtaattttaaaatcacacaagAAAAATTTTAGTcttgtttttaatattactcgATATAAAGTATGTAAGTTTGTAGAAATTAAGGAGTATGTAAACTGCTGTAGCTAGGTCTCACACATTCTTTGTCCTtcctagggctgttaagtgagtgAAGCGTCTcacgagcaagctcgggctcggctcgtgctcgactcgaatattaaatgaagcacttcatgaacacaaatcctggctcgaatattaaacgaagtaagctcggctcgaatcattaaaaagaccttgattcaattagagcagatccaaacgaaaggaagaagaatcaagcagaaactattgagggagattgcgaaaggcataaactattgatgaatcaaacagacccaaacactatcactgcatgtctggtgagtgagagtgagagagtgggaaatgagagttcaggtggaagatccgttgtgactggtgagagGGATTGAGAGAGatacgttaaaaaaatatttttttgtagggggcattgtctcaatgcagtctgaatgcaacctgttaacttgtcccacattgttaagaaaacatcaatttccaagtttgcttatctataaaaggatgcatatcctctgtctttgaaaccaaatgccttgctgtattgactcaggctccatactcgactagccaggctaagtaaatactcatatgcaaactaacttcttaagctgtttaagagtacttgaagttaaatttttttttaaaaataaaaacattaaatataagagccagctctcggctcgacttattattaactcgagctcgatttttttggctcgcccttgagctcgagtaaaatttaaacgagccaagcttgaacaaggaaAGCttgctcaagctcggctcgtttatacCCCTAGACTCCTTCCTCTTTCCATNNNNNNNNNNNNNNNNNNNNNNNNNNNNNNNNNNTATTTAGGCCATTTTTTCCGTCGTTCTAAATTTTCATCTCTGGTTGCTGATTCAAATAATTAGGCAGTTTTTAGAATCTTGAGCAAGTGGCTGATCACTCTCAAagctttttttggttttttggctGTAATAAACTTCccttaaacaattaaaaaaaaaagaaaaaagaaaacaaagtatatatatccGTCCAAGTCTCCACCTtcttcaattatattttttttattgattttttgagAGACATGACAATTTTTACAGGAGGTTGGAtccgtgtaaaaaaaaaaaaaaaaaaaaaaaaattataatggtGGTGTACGTCAAATGTAATATTCACTGCCATTTCCTGCCATTCAAAAATAAGCGGACGGAACAAGATTCTTTTCAGCTTAAATGAATTGGAAAGTATTCTATTAACTATATTTGAAGTgtagttttgtctttttcactttttgaaagacaaaaatgtcttacaaatataattaacttgattttttatttttttattttttattttttcatttaaactAGAAAGAATCCTTATTTCAAGTGGACAATACAAGCGATTGACCTATTCATTGTCATCTCCTGCAACCTGTTGGAATCTTTGATTGatgtgtgaaaaaaaatatgaatgtgtgatatgaaaaaaaaaaataaaaaaattgttttttattttttttttttttttgttgattagtagtaaaatgtgattgatgtgatataaaaaataacaatattaaagttaaatttgagatgaacagaatgaaactttttatttttttgtccatGGACAAAGATCCGCAATTGGCTTTCTCAATTATTTTATGTAGTATGTCGAATTTGTTAGTTAGCTTTACTATGAATGCATGTTTGAACTGGGATCTAGATCTAGTGAAattcttaaataaattttagtttctgaaatttcaaatataagtcatctatttttctttaaagGGTTATTTTTCTATCATGTGTCacattactaataaaataataaaataataaatatttattattttattagtaatagGATACGTGACAACAGAACaatgactattaaaaaaaaattgatagcttGAATtcgaaatttcaaaaactaaaatttcttaaGAATTCCAATAAATCATGATCCTTGAACTGTCACAAATCGAAGATAATTTACTGCATGCGTCAAAGAGTACTACACATTCTCTCACCTCTCCATACTACGTACGTACCCAAATGGCTTGTGCAACCTATTTTATGTAGTAgtatatttaagaaaatttgtTAGACTTGctttcattatttaaaaaaggtTATTTGTCTCCTTATCCCTACTGTATATGCTTAAATTGGCCACTTAATATGAAAGTAGTCGTTTAGTGTAATGTTTATGTAGGACAAAGCTTTTTGTTATACTTGTTGGAAAtgcaaataaaaatataaagtcAAAAAAAGCATGCAAGAAGGTTGTACGCGTTTCCTTCTAATTAATTCTGGCATTTCGGCACAgctttcttttactttaattaGCTTAGTAAATTATACATGCTTTAGAAGTCAAAAGAATATTTATTAGGCGACAACTTAAGTAGACtttgtgatttttagttttaattagcTCTTGAGTACTATAATTATTAGAGCAACTTTTATTGACTTTCGAATGTTAAGTAATATTTGTGTTCACATGTACGAAATCCTTATATAAGGATATTGTGTACGTTAGATTAAGTAAGGAAATCAAGCAATCAAGAAAGAAACAAGTGGGAAGCTTGatatttctcttcaatattgaagtattattttcatcttgttttttgttctttctattttctgaGTGTCCGTATATTTGGGTATTAGTTTGTAAACTTAATCCCAACAAATGATTAGCAAAGAGAAAGCATTTAAGGAGTTTAGAATGAATAAAATACTCCATAGACATGAAGGAAAATAATCAACAAAGATTAATAAACACGTCTAGAAATTCTATAAACAAGAAAGCGCTTGATAATAATCCAAATATGGCAGTCAATTTCTATTTTGATACTAcgttaaatcatcaattatttcTAAAACTTgagtttataaaaattataaattacaaatttaattaaattataacataGGTCTAAAGATCCATGTCTTCCATGTtcaaaaaaacgaaaaaaaaaaaaaagtaccaactacaaaaacatataaaaaaagaaacgaaaaatcAGCATTTTGCACCCACGTTCATCAACCTTATATCGTCGATTAGACGGTCCAAATGACTGTAAGAGGACCCGCCTTCGCTTACACTTTCTCTTGCCAACCTAGACATCTCAACCGTTGATTTCAGAAACTCCTCCTCCTTCTCAACCATCAGATCAGTCACCATCTTTTCCACAATAACTCTATCACAGACATCCTTCATGTCCATCCCAAGCTTCCAAACCTCACTCACAAACCTGCTATTCACTTGCTGATCCGCAAAGTAAGGCCAGCAAATCATGGGCACCCCAGCCACTATACTCTCCAAGGTCGAGTTCCACCCACTGTGGGTGAAAAACCCACCAACGGCTGGGTGGGCCAGCACCTCCTCTTGTGGGGCCCAACCCACCATGTACCCCCTCTCCTTCGTCCCCTCCACCAGCTCCGCCGGAGTCTGACCGTCGCCACTTTTTCCGTCCACTAAGTCGGGCCGTATGGCCCACAAGAACCGCTTCTTGCTATTGACCAAACCATGCCAAAACTCCATGAGCGCGTCCTTTGTCATTGAGGTAATGCTTCCGAAGCTGACGTAGATTACAGACTTGAAAGGTTGAGCGTCGAGCCACGTCATGCAGCTTCTGTCCACATCGAAGAGGCTGTTGGAAGACTGAGAGTGCAAGGTGGTCGTTTCGGATCCaagtttgagtttgaggagTGCGTGGAGGGGTCCAATGGTGTAGATTTGGGGACAGTGAGTGCGTATATGGGAGAGTACAGGTCCTTCTAGTTCTTCAAACGTGTTGAGAATGAGTGCACTGGCTCTAGGGGATTGTCTGGTCTTGTTCATAACGAGTTGGAGATTCGGGTCTGCCAGGTTGCTGACTCGGCAGAAACTGGGTAGATCTCGGCACCGGAGAAAAGTTTCCATGCCTGGCACACTACTTATAACGCGATCCATATCTTCGTTTCCTAGAGTGATTAATTAACATTTATAGACCCACTTAGTATTGTTACAGATTTCACTCcatgtttggttgttgagaaacTAAACGAATGTACAACCCACAAAAGCTCACAATATTTGTCTTAAATTTGCTAATATTTTCAAGATGATAACATTAATTCTTGCTATGTACAAAATTACTAAGGCCCCTAatcatttttgtatatataagtGACATCCATGTGAGAATACTGGAAAATGATAATGTGGGAATTGAAAGAGCAGATACCTCTAATGGGAAGCTCGCCGGCCCCAATTATATCTAGGATACGAAAGTAAGCCCAGAAGGAGCAAGCACTGATGGTACGGAAATGAATGACGGGAATGCCAAGTTCGTCGCCGACATCAATAGGAAAGCTAAAGATCCCATCCGCTATGATGCAACTCACTTGCAGTCTACTACTATTTGAATTTAATTGACCCGAAAACAGCATCTTTCTAAATATAGGCATAGTTACAGAATTTAAGGTATCAAACAACTCCATGAAGTGGTCGCCGGTTCGTGGGTGGTCGGCAGGAAGTCCATCAGGGATGGTCTTGAATTGGAATCCAGGAAAACGTGCGAAACGGTCTAGGACGTTGGTGTAACGGAGTAGGCGATCGTGGTTGTGATCTGTGTTGAGGAAGGTAACATGGATGCCGGCAAGGGAAAGAAGCTCGGCTAGCTTGAGCATGGAGTTGACATGTCCCTGTGCTGGAAGGGGAAAGATTAGGACATGCGGAGGAGCTTTTGGCCGTTCCTCCATGTTGAGATCTAAAAGGTCTGCTTTCTCGCTACAAGGCTCCTTAACTAATTGTATGGCAGGAAACACTGCTGCGATGGGGGTTGGTAGCCTGCGGTTAGAGGGAGAAAgtcagaaagaaaagaaaactattaaaaataatatttaagtaaaataaagagtACTATAATATAAGTTTGTATAGAATACGTagtagttgaaaaaaaaaaaaaaattgtaatgtttTGGCAGATCgaataaaattttagattagtcttttatttaaattaaaaattaattgaaataatcatatcaacattaaaaaataattataaaataaaaaaagttgatttatAGCGCTACCTTACGCAGAATGATTAGATATATATGGACCATATGGTGAATGATTACAGAACAATCCAAGCTTGCCGTTTTAATTTGTCGGAAATTCGTGGAATTATTAGAAATATGCATCATTCTGACTCATAGATAAAGACATGAGCACTAGAGTCTTGGAGTATCGATCTGGTTATACAACTTATACTTATGATATTGGAGTAATTGGTCCAAAATAAAGTATCTAAAATATTCTCACAGTATCAAAATGTAGATAAGAAAATGCCTGACGTCACCTTGGACAGTTTGTTGTAAACCTTTTTGGTAGAAATTAGAAtagtaaaaacaaattatttaaaaaaagtaaactcTTGAATgcgagatagctcaatcggctggagatcacgcctcataaagcagaggttattagttcgaatctttcccccttcttgtgtggacatattaaaaaaaaaaaaacaaactcttAGAGCTTATTTGcaattgcgtttaagaaatagagcttttaagtcataAGTTTTTGTCTAAaatgcgttttggtcatttttaaactttctgaactcttaaaagcgtttttaatttttttaccaaacgagtacttttttcttcaaatggttAAGAACACTTTTAGGACTCTCAAATACAATTTCACACAAGCCCTTAGAGCATTTCGAAGGACTCATCTccaatttacaaaataaacttTTCTCTAATCAAATATCTCCAGAACCATACTCATGGCCACATGGGCCTTACATACACATAGCCCCTAAGCTAGCAAACAAAGCAACAACTCTTACAATTGAAATGGGCCTAAAGCAAACTAATATCACTAACTATTATAGCCAAGCCCGCCCgctgagttttttaaaattactttaaaattacacctaaaactaaaaatgcaaaatggtcTGCTTTTGGGAAAGATTAGGACATGCGGAGGAGCATGGAGTTGACATGTCCCTGTGCTGGAAGGGGAATGATTAGGACATGCGGAGGAGCTTTTCGGACTTCCTCCATGTTGAGATCTAAATGGTCTGCTTTCTCGCTATACAAGGCTCCTTCATTAATATATAGCCTAGCTAcattaaacacaatttttttattattattattatttttataaatatgagATGAAcctttttctataaaatattaaaaaaaaaaaaaaaacgattagtTAGTGCATTATAAAAAAACAGAGCTTCCGCACCCAACCGATTTATTTGCATTCAAAACGATAGCATAACCCCAACTACGCCCCCCCACCGACCCAAACGAACTTTCACTCCCCCAAGGCTCACAACCCCAATCTCCCGCTGAGACCTACATGGTTGGCTTTATGATCGCCAACATAGTGGGAATCCAATACTACTCGGGGCATGGTGGGTCTGGTCCATGAGCCCCTCAAGTCTCAACCCCCATGACTCAAACGCCATCAAGGTCCTCAACATGCACCCAATGTCAGGTGATTTCGCGAGCTGGGTTGCACTTGATTCGACATTGGAGATTATATGCGAAGGGTTTCCCATGATTTGTTCACCTTGTTTCGGGGACCAAAAGGTGAATGCAACATACGTGAGCCATGTTTGGAAAATTGGGGTGCATTTGGAGAATAGGATGGAGAGGAGAGATATAAGGCAATTAGAAAGCTAATGGTGGAGACTGAAGGAGAGGAGATGAGACACAGGATTATGCATTTGATGGAAAAGGTGGATCATTCTCTGAGGCAAGGGGGTTCTTCACATCAAgcccaagagagcttgattaattACATATCTTCCTTCtaatcataattatttttaggaaaacttcactttgactccctgaactttcacccgattttacaaacttTCCCTAAACATTCAAATTTCTCACTTTAGACTCTTGAACTTTAAATTTCTCTCAATGAGGACgcctctgtcagattttaaacattacatgacgtttatacccctgacttttgtataataTTCCAACTTCCAGAacgtttttatttaaaaaaaatgaaaatcagggatattttggtctttttttgtaattttaaattctaaaattgACAGAAGAGtcctaattgagagtaattcaaagttcaggagtccaaagtaaaaaatttgaaagttcaagaagaGTTTataaaatcgagtgaaagtttaagagaacaaagtgaagttttctattatttttattaataaaattgattGGTATCTCGAACTCTACTTTGATCAAAATAATTCATTCGAAATAGAAGGGATttggcttctatgcggtagtgaaaactaccgcgTAGAAGCAGCAGTTTAAATGCATAGAAGCCAGATCCTCATTCATAAAGCCATAGAGATAGAGGGACCATTGCTCATTGATGGTTGGAACCCTCCAAATAAGTTGCTACAAATGGAAACTTTCAAGTTCCAGCTTTAATGGTTGGTTTCACGCAGTGCCACCCACAACTTTGTTCGATGTACAGATTGGTGGTTTTATTCTCGCTAGAAAGTTTAAAGGGACCAGTCATTGTGCCATACTGGTAAAGCGTTTTTCAGATCTCGATAAATATgtcaaaaaggaaaataactGAATGTACAATTACTTTTATAATTTCCAAACAAATTAACATGACATTTTATAATCgatgaaattattaaaattatatttttttttatttaatttgaatatattgaaattttgagttttgaatagttttcttcttattcttttgtatttttcatcgGTCGAACCACTTCATCTTAATATCTtatatgattgatttattttctattttattgagataaaatattcaattataattttaaaacaacatCATATTTGTTGGGAAGTGACATGTTCTTATCAAGTCTTACGTGGGCCCATTTATGTTACTTTATTGGCTGCTATGTGTTGCGGTTttgtctcttttgttttttttttttgtttttgtaagatTGTCTCTTTTGTTTTACTTCATGAAAGAAGTAGTTGCTTCCGTCACCATGAAAGAAGTAAAACCAATCTAAATTGTACGATAAGCTTCATATTATAGGGTTTAAAAAGCGACTTAAACTCCATGTATTAATTAGCATAAATGACAAATTAATAACTCCTCACCTCAaacttcaatttaaaatttgagtattatatttttatcgCATAAATATCTCACAATGTTTACGAGGTGATAGTTTTAATCAATCCTTAAAGCATTTCTAGTAGATTAGCTAAAAGATCAATATTAactatatttagttattattgttcttttttaacCTCCAACAGAATAGCTTGCCATTAGTTGTAATAGCTACATTGCTACAGTAAATAGCTCCAAATTGCTAGCTATTCATTGTAACAATGTAGCTATTCTAACTAATGGCAAGTTACTCTGTTAGCAATGTAGCTATTCTAACTAATGGCAAGCTATAGTAAATAGCAATTTGGAGCTATTCACTATAGCGCcttagatgaataaaatattttttatttttattttgtttattatttctttatttcacctcttttcaccaaacatattttatttcttctaaacacctcttcacatctgatacgtctctctctcaaacacaaaatctCTTCAGACAAAATGTATCTATCTtgctcacaaaatttcttcacgcgaacaaaaaattattgcatagaaacaaagatgaaaacaaatcaattgcagttggatgaaaaaatttatttatgttattaattttaagaatttgtacttgcatgtgagatgaatgttcctcatatgtatttatttttgtttttatgaatgatttctatatatgtgtttgtttttttccctttaattaagtgttggcaataatataataaaaaaaatgagaaataatatttttaagcaaatagataatgaaatagagaatctaTTGGAatgtgtagtgaaaaaacaatagctaaagtaaagaattgtacttttttacTAGGTAAAATACATAATGCTGCTGGACATGCtgtcattgttaaaaaagaaaaagaaaaaaagaaatcagtTTAATTAGGATTACTTCATAAGataattgtagaataaaaatatagtagctgaattttagtaaaattttgATCCAAAACTCACGGAATGCCACAGCAATAATAATATTACAACATATAcccatgttaaaaaaatatataaagaaaattatatatatatatatatataaaagaaaaaaactatagGAAGTCGTTGGATAGCTCCAAATAGGCTAGAGGGGATAGCTGAATCATTTTCGAATCATTTTCAAGAATTTAAACCCTAAATTTGTACGTGTATCAAATGGGATAAATAACTTCTACAATTATATGATCTGCAACATTTATCTACCAAGCATGTGAGCACTTATTTGAATAGGTAGACCTATAATTATAAAGGCTCTTCTATAATTGCAGAAAATCCCTACAACTCAGACAGGAAAAttgtttgttacaaaaaaacaaaaaaaaatacaggaaAATTGTAAGTGTATTAATTGTCTGGGTGAATTAAAACATCCAAGTATCCAACGAACGAGTCTTTATGCGTCAGGTTAGCCATCATTCATAAAGCCATAGAAGGACCAGTCATTGATGGTCGGGACCCCCCAAATTAATTGCAACAAATGGAACTTCCAACTTTAATTAATGGTTGGTTTCACCCAGTGCCACAACTTTGATAGATGGTttcgagtaattctaaaaggtATATTTGTGTCTTAGTAAGAATGATACagttattaaaattattctttgatcaaaatttaataataattaattacaagcctaatgatgattttaatagtcatattattttttgtatgacACAAGTAGGACACAAAAAATTACTCGTGGTTTCTCGCTATAATGTTTAAAGGGACCAGTTATGAATAATTCTAGGAGGCTTACTTGTGttttactaagaatgatgtggctattaaaatcacggttaagcttatgattgatcattattgaattttgattaaaggGTGAGTTTAATAGCTACATTATTCTTAGTACGACATAAGCAagccttctagaattactcaacAGTCATTGATGACGGAGATTAGGGGTGGATATCGATTATAATTATAACGGTATTGATAAACCTATTTTTgataattaactaaaattatGAGTTAATTCGGTTAGTTAATTAACCGATAACATTTCGATAAGAAATCATTCcgaaaattttggttaaaatagtTAATCGGTTAATAACAGTTCAATTAacagtgagtttttttttttttttttttttaattgggctaaaaattgattgttttggggccaaaattatttttttggactAAAATAGCTTagtagacatttttttttaataaaaaaatgggccaaTTATTTAACACAATAAGATTTCACCATACATAtgttcaagtaaaaaaaaaaaattcttatcggttaaccaataaaataataattataccgAGTACAAAAATTTCTTATCAGGTAATCGATTAacagataaaaaataattataccgATTAATCTGCACACCCCTAATCAGGACCCTCCTAATACATTAATGTGTCATATTGGTCGAGCATTTTTCAGATCTCTATCAATATGTTAAAAAGGATAATAATCGAACTACTATAGATTTTATAATCTCCAAACGTACAAATTAACGTGACATTTGATAATAGATGAAACGATTAAAATTATATtcgttatatttttttatttaattatttttattaattatgaattGTCATTTCAAACATTACTTCGGTCACATAttctaattaatgaaaaatacaaacaatcatGTATGCTTGCCAAACTTAAAGCTAAAGGAAAAAACCACTGCCGAAAAAATTGAGCCATATCAATGCACCTAACTA
It contains:
- the LOC132188464 gene encoding 7-deoxyloganetic acid glucosyl transferase-like, producing the protein MEERPKAPPHVLIFPLPAQGHVNSMLKLAELLSLAGIHVTFLNTDHNHDRLLRYTNVLDRFARFPGFQFKTIPDGLPADHPRTGDHFMELFDTLNSVTMPIFRKMLFSGQLNSNSSRLQVSCIIADGIFSFPIDVGDELGIPVIHFRTISACSFWAYFRILDIIGAGELPIRGNEDMDRVISSVPGMETFLRCRDLPSFCRVSNLADPNLQLVMNKTRQSPRASALILNTFEELEGPVLSHIRTHCPQIYTIGPLHALLKLKLGSETTTLHSQSSNSLFDVDRSCMTWLDAQPFKSVIYVSFGSITSMTKDALMEFWHGLVNSKKRFLWAIRPDLVDGKSGDGQTPAELVEGTKERGYMVGWAPQEEVLAHPAVGGFFTHSGWNSTLESIVAGVPMICWPYFADQQVNSRFVSEVWKLGMDMKDVCDRVIVEKMVTDLMVEKEEEFLKSTVEMSRLARESVSEGGSSYSHLDRLIDDIRLMNVGAKC